A genomic window from Prochlorococcus sp. RS04 includes:
- the rsfS gene encoding ribosome silencing factor, producing MDNKSLVLIAAKACDEKKARDIKLIKIDKVSFISEWILIAEGLSDVQVRSITNSVEGELREKAKIEPIRKEGINEAKWALLDYGDLIVNIFQPEIRKYYDLESFWSNGDNLLFP from the coding sequence ATGGACAATAAAAGTTTGGTTTTAATAGCAGCCAAAGCGTGTGATGAAAAAAAAGCAAGAGATATAAAACTTATAAAAATTGACAAAGTATCATTTATAAGTGAATGGATTTTAATTGCAGAAGGATTATCTGATGTACAGGTTAGATCTATAACTAACTCTGTAGAGGGAGAGCTTAGAGAAAAGGCTAAAATTGAACCTATACGAAAAGAAGGGATAAACGAAGCGAAATGGGCTTTACTCGATTATGGTGATTTGATAGTAAATATTTTTCAACCAGAAATAAGAAAATACTATGACCTCGAATCATTCTGGAGTAATGGAGATAATCTTTTATTTCCATAA
- a CDS encoding DUF3318 domain-containing protein, producing MSELQRLKSLLPPENESWVFVEAAAAIDPPLITLEEIGRDEVEIQIDLDEWDNFAIDHRNLLFWHEVGKIQNDTIPRDGWEMAALAIGLGGAIGELWVQDGLLLLLALGLSSFAGYRLYLKNNSEKKLQDAIYADERAIDLACRFGYSVPNAYKSLGGALKELIEKTRKKKKRSFFEDRLDALRKSAEKARSELSQQEGSEKSVSSENVYGQ from the coding sequence ATGAGCGAACTTCAGCGACTTAAAAGTTTGTTGCCTCCAGAGAATGAAAGTTGGGTATTTGTTGAAGCTGCTGCAGCTATAGATCCACCTTTAATCACACTTGAGGAAATCGGTCGTGACGAAGTAGAAATTCAAATAGATTTAGATGAATGGGATAACTTTGCTATTGACCATAGAAATTTATTATTTTGGCACGAGGTTGGAAAAATCCAAAATGACACGATTCCAAGAGATGGATGGGAAATGGCCGCTCTTGCAATAGGACTTGGAGGGGCAATAGGAGAGTTGTGGGTGCAAGATGGGTTACTTTTATTACTTGCTCTTGGTTTATCAAGTTTTGCAGGATATAGATTATATTTAAAAAATAATTCTGAAAAAAAGCTTCAAGATGCTATTTATGCAGATGAAAGAGCTATAGATCTTGCTTGTAGATTTGGATACAGCGTTCCAAATGCTTATAAAAGCCTTGGAGGAGCATTAAAGGAGCTAATAGAGAAGACACGAAAAAAGAAAAAAAGAAGTTTCTTTGAAGATAGGTTAGATGCCTTAAGAAAAAGTGCAGAAAAAGCAAGATCAGAATTATCTCAGCAAGAAGGCTCAGAGAAATCAGTTTCAAGTGAAAATGTTTATGGACAATAA
- a CDS encoding CGLD27 family protein, which translates to MNQSKCPVPREQQPTNEFIELSKSKIFSWPKTKKSLILILIKFWVVAFVLFLVISSGSVYFKTSILKYILLSFFGSLSIPLLISIRLYLGWNHIFNRLISEKVEYEESGWYDGQVWKKPLVLKEKESLIATIEVKPILKNLIQIFSIISVLALSGILIFQYNNF; encoded by the coding sequence ATGAATCAATCTAAATGTCCTGTCCCTAGAGAGCAGCAACCCACAAATGAATTCATAGAATTATCAAAATCTAAAATTTTTTCTTGGCCAAAAACAAAAAAGTCACTAATTCTTATATTAATAAAGTTCTGGGTAGTTGCTTTTGTTCTATTTCTTGTTATTTCTTCAGGTAGTGTATATTTCAAAACGTCCATTCTAAAATATATTCTATTAAGTTTTTTTGGCAGCTTATCAATACCTCTTTTAATTTCAATAAGATTATATCTAGGTTGGAATCATATATTTAATAGATTAATATCTGAAAAAGTAGAGTACGAGGAGTCCGGTTGGTATGACGGTCAAGTATGGAAAAAGCCATTAGTTTTAAAAGAAAAAGAATCACTTATAGCCACAATCGAGGTAAAACCAATTTTAAAAAATTTAATTCAAATTTTTTCTATTATTTCAGTCTTAGCTTTGTCTGGTATTTTGATTTTTCAATACAACAATTTCTAA